The DNA sequence GACCGAGGCGAGAGCAGCGAGACGGACGAGCCTCAGCCGGCGAGGGTGGTGGGTGACCGACTGATCGACGAGCTGGCCTCCCGGGCCTGGGCCGAGGGGCTGACATGCCAGCCTCGTCGACGGCGAGACCGCCGCCGGACATACGGACGATGAGGCTGGGCAGCGTCGCGGACAAAGTAGGCAGCCCGGCCGGGCCGTCGGCGTACTCGGCCAGGTCCGCGTGGTGCGGCCCGACGCGGGTGATCACGGACCGGTCGGCGCAGGCGTGCTGGGTCCAGGCGCTTCGTCGGACGGCCCGCCGTATAGCGCCAAGGTGCCGCCGCGGGGCGCCACCATCGGGATATGAACCGGTCTCGGGGCACCGCTGAGACAAGGGGACCACGGTGCGCTGGGGGTCCGTGGACCATCGGCCAGGGCCGCCGCGTGCTTCCCCCGCCGCATCGGCAGCCCTTATTGGTCTTCGCTACGTGGGGCGGTCATGCCTGGTGGAGGGCATCCTCTGGTCCTGAGACTGGGGGAGGTGGAACGGCTCCGGGGAGGGGGGAGATGGCGTAGTTCGTTGCCGATGTGTTCGGGTCGTTGCGCGGCGGGATCAGCGGCGGTGGGGCGGGTGTTATCTGCGGGGGCTGATGCGGGATGGTCGGCGCTAGTCGATCCAGCCGATGGCCGAGCGGGAACATGCGCTTGTGATGGAACATGCATGATGTCGCCCAGGTCCTGGCATCTGCCACGCCACCATGGCCAGGCAGGAGGAGCGTGAGGGTCGGGGAGTGTACGTGCCAGGAAGTCGGCGTCGGCATCTTTGACGGCTGACGCGATTTCCCGGGCTGCTCGTCTGTCGAGAGCGCCGATCGCTCGCTCTATCAGAAGGCGGTCGTCCCAGATGTCGTAGCCGGGTAGATGCGGTCTGGGCAGGTAGAGCGGCCATCCTGGACGGTGCACGAAGCCCCGCCAGCATTGGACGGCGTGCTCAAGCGCTTGAACAGGAAGGCCGCGCTCGGCCTCAAACCGGGCCGCCTGACGACGCGTATGGGGTGAGAACTGTGAGGACCGGCGCCGGTAGTCCCGAAGATGGGACCGGCAGGCAGTGTCTAGACGTAGAGCAGCCGCCGTTTTGCGGGGCATGACTCTTCTTTCGAATGGCGATCTCGACAGTCCACTCTACCTCTGATCTTGGCCGGTGCTCGCCCTTCAGGGCGGGGGCGAAGGCCTTCCCTGACCGGAGGCGCGGAGCGCCGGAGTTCTCTGCGGCCTGCTGTACCAGCATCGTGCCCTGCGTGAACGTCGTCCCGGGGATGGCCCTGTACGGCCGGACTCCGCACATCCGCCACCCCACCCCTGAAACGGCTCACCGGAGGACCTCCGGTGTCCGCGATCTGATCGGGCCGCCCGGCCCGGGGTGGTTCTTGATCTTGTCGAAGGCGAGCTCGATCTCCCAGCGTTCCTGTCCGATGGGTTGGATGCGGGGTCGTGCTTGCTGCCAGGACGGCGGTCAGCGCTTCGACAGCGCGTGCCTGGTGGGGAGGAATGGTGATGCGACCGATGATGCGCAGCGCCCGGGGTGCGATGATCGGCTCCGTGGAGCGCTACACGGCTGAACAGATCCAGGTATTCAGCTTCGAGGAGCACGTGCGGGCGCGTCCTGCGATGTACTTCCGGGTCGCCCGGGAAAGTCCTGAGCTGCCGACAGAAATTCTTCAGCAGGTGGTGTGGGACGCGCTGCATCACCGCGACGGTACGCATGGCCAGGTCAGAGTGGAGATCGAATCGGACCTGGTCTTCAGCGTGGAGGATGACCAGCGCCGCCCTGGCGACGAGCAGGGAAAGCCTCTCCCTGGATTCTTTGGATCCCTCCTCGACGAGGAGCGATGGGCGCCCGCAACGGCCGCGGCCCTCAGCGTCCGTACCGTTGTTGAGGTGCGGCTGGACGGGCGAGGCTTCCGCCAGGAACTGGCCGGGGCGCTGTCGGCGGGTGACTGGGAGGAGTTCGCCACATCCAAGCCCTCCGGTACACGGACCACATTCCAGCTGGACCCGTCGTACTGCGGCCCCGACGAGGCCATCGCCTGGTCGTTGCGCCCGGAGGATCTGCACGGCCGGGAATGCGACGCGAACCCTTCGCCGGTGACCTTCTCTGTTCACGACATTCACGACCTGCGCGCAGAAGCTGAGAACTCAGCTGGCGAGTAGGACTCCCTTCCGAGGTACGCAAAGCTGGCATGGCCGCACATCTGGCGCTTGATCGTTTTGATCCGGTTGGCGTGGTCTTCGACGACGCCGGAGCTCCACGGCAGTGTCAGGCCGACGGTTACGGCGGCGAGATCGCGGTCGAGGCCGTTGGCGAAGGCCTGGAGGTTGGGCAGGTCGGTGGCGCGGACCGCTTTGATCCCCTGCGGGAGCCGGTCGCCCTGGAGTGCGATGATCATCCTCCCGGACGTCTGGACATGACTGGCGAGAGCGTCCAGTTCAGGGCAGTGCGCGAGCACTGACTTCAGCTTGAGTCGTTCGCTCTCCGGCAGGGCTTCCGGGTGGGTCAGGATCCACCCGGCGACGGTCCGCGGCGATGGCGGTCGGGCAGCCGGTGCGGCCGGGATGGTGCGAACGGCTGGAGGTAGGCGCGGACAGCGCACCCGCCCATGACACAGCTGCTGCGCGCCCTCGCCGGTATGGGCCTGCTGGAGGAGCACGAACCCGACACGTTCTCCATGACTCCCACCGGCGCCCTCCTCGACTCCGGCCGCCCGAATTCGCTCACCGCGTTCGTCCGGATGCTCACCGACCCCGCGATCGTGGCCGCCTGGGACAGCCTGGACGGCAGCGTTCGCACCGGCCGCATCGCGAATTCGGCACGCGACGATGAAGGACCTGGTGGTCGCAGCTGCAAGGCCGGGGGTTGGTCGTCGTGTGCGGGGTTGAACGCGGAGAGGAACAGGACGACGGCACGGGCGGGGGTGGGGACGACGTCCGGGAGGAGGACGAGGAGGAGCCCGGGTCGCCACCGAGCATGCCGCGCTGATGCGGACGTCGCCGTGGTCGGTGGAGCCGCACGACGGTTGGCTCAGACCGAGCACCGCATACAGGGGAGATCAGTGTCGTCCTCTCCGGCGGTCAGCGGCTCGTCGTGGAGCGGGTGCTGACCGCCGGGACGGCGTGGAGTAGGTCATGGGCGCCGCAGGCGCGGGCGGGTCCTCACTCATGGAGGAGTGCAGGGTCGACTGGGACGCGACCAGTACCACACGCGGGCGTGACGCTCACCAGCGGTCGCAGCGCAGGGGCTCGGTGATGCCTGCGGGATCCCGACGGGCACGGTCGCTTCCCGGCTGGAGCGATCGACTTCGGCGACGGGCTGCGCGGCATTGACGTCCTGGCCGTCGACGAGGCGCCCATGGTCGACGAACCGCGCCGCCGCCCGGCTCTTGCCGAAGCCGCCCGGCTTTTCAGGACGCAGGTCGTCGCCATCGGCGGCCCGCTCCAGCTCCAGGCCGTCAGCACCGGCGGTTGGTTCGCCGAGAGCACCGCCTGGTCGCCCCCGTCTCAGACGGCCGCCTCGTCCACCAGGCGCTGCACCTTGCCGACACCAACCAGGCAGGGCCGGTCGTCGCCAGCAGGCCGGCTACCCACCGCGCTTACCTCTCTCGGCTTCACCCCGGCGCCTAACCTGCATCCTGATCAGGTCCCACGCCTGGTGCAGGCGCGGGTAGGGCTGGGGCCCGCCAGGCGGCGCTCAGCGGGTCGGGAGGGCGGCGAGCACAGCCTTGAGTTCGGGGAGCGGCACGGGGTCGGAGGTCGTCACGGCGTGGCCGCGGTGGGTGATGCGGTAGGTGAAGCCGTCCGCGATGGGCGCGGACGTCACCTCCGCCGGCAGGGCCGTGAACCGGGCCGCGTCGAGTGCGTCCTTCAGGCGGTCCAGTTCGGCGCCTTCCATCCGTCCCGAGTCGCCCTTGCCCTGCTTGCGGTAGCTGGCGTACGTGCCGTCCTCCCGGACGACCACGACATCGCGCACACCGGCGAACCCGCCCGTGACCGAGAGCTCGACGAGCGTGGCGGCGGGGTCCGGGGGAGAGGTGCTCGACGCCGTGGCTCCGGGGGACGGACCCCCGGCCGGACCACTGCTTCGCTCGGCCGTTCCGCAGCCGCCGGCGGCGAGTGCGCCCGTCAGCAGTGCCGCCCAGGCCCAGGTCAGGCGTGCCTTCATCAGTCCCCCGTCGTTCGTCGCTTGCCGGGGTGCGGTCGCCCCACGGCCCCCCGGGTCCCGCCCGGGGTGCCGCTTTGGTGAACGTCAGCCGCACCGGCAGCAGTTGTCCGGGTCAGGATGCCATCAGCCGTGCCGTGGCGACAGCAGGGGGCGCGCCCGCAGCCGGAACTTGCGACCGCCCCGACCGCAGCGTCCTGTCCGCCGGCGTTCGGCTCGATCGCCGTCGCCCTCTGTGCCGCCTTCATCGTCCGGTTCCTGACCCTGCTCCGAGACCAGTGTGTCTCCCCCCGCGTCTTGCTGTGCCGGGTCTCGTCGTTGGACACCTGGCCGGCGAGCAGGCTTCGCCAGCGGGGCTGCTCGGCGATCAGACTTGTCGCGGCCAGGGCCGTCACAACGACCGCTGCCCACGTCGGCCACGCCACCCAGGAGGAAAGGATCGCCGCGAAGAGATGGATCAGGACCACGCAGATGGTCACCGCTCCCGGGACCGGGACGAGGATCCTTTCTCTTTCCATCCCGTTGTCTCCAGGGGTGACGAAGACTGCCAGTGCGGTGACCAGCACAATCACCGACCCGACGGCAAGGACCAGGGAGGGCGGGGCGAGTGCCACGGCGTGGCGACCCACGCGACAAGCATGCTGAGGATGCGAAGAGGATCCGCTGATCCGGTCATAAACCGGCTGTCCTCACAGAGCGGCTTCATCGAACGGGTGATTCCGTCCCCCGGTCTGCGCCTCCTCGACGTTCGCGGAGTCTCCGCATCCGGAGTTCCGCCGCGCCGCTCCCCCCGGCTGACACCGCCGCGCGCTGCCGGAGCCTGTTGGCCCCGACAGCGCGTGCGGTGACGAATCTCCCGGCTGCCGGGGCGTCCGGTCGCCGGCCGTGTGCCTACTGGGCGGTGCGGGGCTGGGCGGACAGCAGGGTCTGCGTCCAGCCACTGGCGTCGACAGTACCGGTGCCGGTCAGGTCGGCGCCGCTGCCGTTATCCGGCAGGGTGTCCAGGTAGGCGTGCACCGAGCCGCCATCGGCCCGGTGGCCGTAGAACGCGCCGCCGCCGGGGGCGATCAGGTTGTCCATGGTCTGCCAGGTGGACGAGCGCAGCTCGTAGCGCGACCAGTCACCGGCGCCTCGGATGCGGTACGAGAGGAGTTCACCGGCACTTGTGGTGCCCAGCAGCCAGTCCGGCCCGGTGGACGTGAGCGTCCTCAGAGCGAAGCCGGTGTCGATCATGGTGTTCCCGGTGATGTGCGAGGCGTTGGGCTTGGCGGCGCCGATGGTGTAGCGGCGCAGGGTGCCGTCGGCGATGCCGTACAGGTGGCCGCTGCCGTCGTAGGTGAGCAGGTCGTGGGTCCAGCCGCCACCCAGGTGGACCGGGGTCTCGAACCTGAGCGAGTCGTTGTTGGTGATGACGTCGACCCGGTAGAGCTGTCCGGCCGTGGAGGTGACCAGGACGGTGTTGAAGTTGAGAGTGGCCATGGCCTTGGGGGTGAAGCCCAGCTTCGCCGTGGAGACGACCGCGCCGTGGCTCCGCCGCCCGGTCTCGGTGTCGATGCGGGTGTAGGTGAGCCGGCCGTCGCTCATGGTGCCGTAGACGGAGGCCGAGCCCGTCGAGCCGACTACCTCGTCGTAGCTGATCCCGCGGTAACCGGAGTCGGCATAGGCCGACTTGGACTTGACGACGTGCCGGCCCGCGTCGCCGGTGCTGTACTCCTCGTAGACCCACATGTTGGTCTTGCTGGAGTCGGTCCACTTGTGGAACAGGGCGACGTGCCCGTCGACGGAGTCGAGTATCGCGTCACCCGGCTTGAGGTCGTCCAGCGAGACACCGGCGGTGTCCCCGTACGAGGTGAGGTTGCGGGTGTTGCGGTCCCAGCCGCCGTCCTTCGGCAGGCGCCAGGCCATGGAGACGAAGCCCGAGCAGTCCGGACGGTACTTCTCCCCGGTGACGGACGCTTTCGCGTCGGCCTGGTCCTGGCTGTAGATCGCACCGTAGGTGTCGATCCACCACTCCGCACGGTTCAGGATCTCGGCGCGGCTGATCGCCCCTCCGACTGAGGAGGCGTACGCGGTGGACGGTGCGGCCACCTCGCTGACGACGGCGGCCGTGAGGCCGAGCACGGACGCGGTGAGGGCACCGGTGAGCACGGTGACCGGGCGGCGCAGGCTGATACGCATGGACAGTTCCCCCTCGGGAGTCGGTCGTTCGCTGTGCCGACCACACTGGGAGAAGCTCCTTCAACTGTGCTTCAGCCGCTCTGCACCTGCTTCTGCAGAACCGCTGATCTCGGCGAACTCCCGGGCTCCGCGCTCCTGGAACACGCCCATGGCGTGGGTGCGGCACGCCTGCGCCGCCGTCGCGTCACCGCGGGCCGCGTGCACGAGCGACAGGTCGTACTCGGTACGCGCCCGCCACACCTGGACGTCCATCGCCTCCCACAGCACCATCGCGGAGTCGAGGCGGCTCAGCGCCTGGTCGAGTCGTCCCCGCGCCAGGTGGAGCTGGCCGATCGACCGCAGTGCCACCGCCTGCCCGAAACGGTCGCCCGACGCGGTCGCCACGCCCAGCGCCCACTCCAGCCGGGGCAGCGCCTCCTGGTGCGCCCCGAGCCTGAACTGCGCCTTGGCATGTGCCCGTACGGCATAGGAGCGCATCAGCCGGTCACCGAGCGCGGCGAAGAGGTCCGCTGCCTGCGCACATGCGCCCAGCGCCGCCTCGTAGTCGCCGCGTGCCCGGTGGTACAGCCCTTCGGTGCGCAGGGCCAGCGCGATGCCGCGGTTGCTGCCCGCCTCCCGGTAGGCCGACAGGGCTGTGCCGATGTCGTCCCTGGCGCCCTCGTAGTCCCCTTGTTCCAGCCGGACCGAGCCGCGGATGCGGTGGACGTGACCGATGCCGCGCTGGTTGTCGAGGGCTCGCACCAGGATGCTGGCCTGGTCGAGGAAGTGCAGGGCCTCGGCGAGGTGGCCCGGTTCGCGGCACGCGGCCCCCAGACCGGCCAGTGCGGCGGCCTGGGCCCGCACGTCGTGCTCGATCCTGAAGCCGCTGAGCGCCTCGCCGTAGTGCGCGCGGGCCTCGGCGAACCGGTCCTGGGCGTAGCGGAGGCGGGCGAGTTCGGCATGCATGGCGGCCTTGGTGCCCTGCTCGCCGACGCGTTGGGCGGCCGCGACGCCGAGGGAGGTGATCCGCTCCCCGAACCGGTAGCGGCTGTCGCCCAGTTCGACGGCGGTGTGCGCCGAGAGGACCTCGCAGACCAGCACGTCGAGTCCGAGTTCGGCGGCGCGTTCGAGAGTGTGGGCGAGGCCGGGCTCCTCTCCCTCCATCCAGTCGGCGACACCGGCGAGGACGCGCCGGGTCCGCTCGGCGGGGGGCTTGGCCACGGTCACGGTCGCAGACGGCTGCCAGATCAGTGCCGCGGGCGGCCGGGTCGCCGCCACCGCCCGCAGCAGCGCCAGCCAGCCGTGCAGCGGCGCCTCGACGGTGTTCCTCAGGACGTGCGCCGGCTCCGTCTTCTCCGCGTACTCGCGGGCGAAGAGGCGTATCAGGTCGTGCAGGCGGTAGCGGTCCGTGCCGGTGGTGTCCACCCCGGTGAACTCCACCAGCTGGGCATCGACGAGTGAGTCCAGGACCCGCTGCGCGCCCGAGTCCGACAGTTCCAGCAGCCAGCCGACGACCCAGGCGGAGAAGTCCGGCAGCCCGAGGTGGCCGAGACGGCCCAGCGCCGTGCGGGCCTGCTCGCTCAGTGTCCCGAAGCTGAGGCTGATGGTGGAGCGTACCGCCAGGTCGCCGGCGCACAGTTCGTCGAGACGGCGGCGTTCGTCGTCCAGGCGTTCCGCGAGGGTGGCCAGCGGCATCCGGCTGCGCATCGCCAGCCGGGCCCCGGCGATGCGCAGGGCCAGCGGCAGATGGTCGCACGCCGCGAGGATGCGGGCCGCTGCGTCGGGCTCGGCACGCACCCGGTCCGCTCCGACGATGGTGGTGAGCAGTTCCATGGACTCATCCGGCACCAGCGCGCCCAGTTCGGTCAGCCGGGCCCCGGCGAGGCCGCCGAGGCGGTCCCGTGCGGTGACGAGGGCCGCGCATCCGCTGCCGGCCGGAAGCAGGGGGCGCACCTGCTGCTCGTTCGCGGCGTCGTCGAGCACGATGAGCAGCCGCCTGCCCGCGACGAGGGTGCGGTAGAGCTCGACCCTGGCCTGGTCGGACTCCGGCAACCGCCGTTCCGGTACGCCCAGCGCGCGCAGGAAGCCACCGAGGACCTCACCGGTGGTGGCCGGGCTGCCGGTCATGCCCCGCAGTTCCCTGTACAGCTGCCCGTCGGGGAAGCGGGCCGCCACCTGGTGGGCGGCGTGCACGGCGAGGACGGACTTACCGCTGCCTCCCGGCCCGGCGACGACATGGACCGGAGCGGTGGAGGCCAGGCCCTCCGCCAGCAGACGCAGTTCCCCTTCCCTGCCGGTGAAGTCCGGCAGGGAGGGAGGCAGATGGGCCGGCGGCTGGCGATTGGCCGCGCCTGCCGTCCGGTCCGGCTCGCCGGGCGGCGGGCCGTCGGGCGGTTGCAGGATCGATCTGTGCAACTCGCGCAGTTCCGGTCCGGGCTCGATGCCCAGCTCTCCGACGAGGGCGTCCCGGCCCGTCCGGAAGCAGGCCAGGGCGTCAGCTCTCCGGCCCAGGCGGTGAAGCGTGACCATCAACTGGCCGCGCAGCCGCTCGTTGACCGGATGCGCGTCAACCAGGGCGGTCAGCTCCGCCACATGGTCCAGTCGGCCCCCTGCCAGCTCAGCGGCGTAGAGCTGCTCGGCGGCCGACAAGCGCATCTCGTCCAGCCGCCGGGCCTCCCCTGCGAGCGGCGGGTCCGCGACGCCGGAGAGTGCCGGACCGTGCCACAGGGCCCTGGCCTCGCGCAGCAGGGCCGCCGCTTCGGCGAAGTCCTCGGCGGTGGCTGCCTCACCGGCCCGGGACAGCAGCCGGGCGAAGCGGTCGGCGTCGACGGACACGGCCTCGGAGCGCAGGGCGTAGCCGGGAGCCCGGGTGACGATGACGCCGTCGTGCCCGGCTTCGGCGAAGGCCCTGCGCAGGGTGGAGACGTAGGTCTGGATGAGGGCGCGGGCACTAGCCGGCGGGTTGTCGCACCACACGACGTCCACGAGCCGGGTGGCGGACACGACCCGGCCCGGCTCCAGTGCCAGGGCCGCCAGCAGAGCGCGGGGCTTCGCCCCGCCGAGGTCGATCCGGCCCCGCGCCCCCACGGCGTCAATGGGCCCGAGCAGTCGCACGTGCAGCATGTTGCCCCCTCAACAACGCTGTGAGGCGGCGTACGCCGACGAACGGTGTCACTCAGCGCTCGACCGGACCGTACCGTGCATGCCCGGCACTCCGCTGATACGCCCAAGAACAGTCGCCGTGGGACCAATGCCACCAGGTCTGAGCGTATGTGCTCAGTCCCGCGATGCTCAACGCCTTGCTCAGGGTGTGTCGTTGCTCCACAGCCACCGGGTCCGCCGCTCCTGGCCACAGCTCCGCGCCGTCCGCGCGGCACAGGGTCAGGTCCGCCGCGGCACCTGTCTCGTGCCCGGCGCACCGGAGTCCGGCACCGGTCCCGTAGCCGCCGATCACCAGCAGCCGCAGCCCTTCGGGCAGCATCGTCTGTGCCGTGACCAGGCGGTCCACCACGCCCAGTCGCAGCAAGACCGGCCCCCGCCCCGTGATCAGCAGGGCGGGCACGTCACGCAGATCCACCAGCCTCTCGCCGCACTCGCGCACCGGGACGGCGGCCGGTCCGGGCCGGTGCGGTCGCCCCTCGTCCAGAACTCCGCCCTCCGTACCGCGCGACTCCGTTCAGCGCCATGGTGCGGCTGCCTCCTTCAGGAATCCTTCAAAAGCTGCAGACGGCGTTCGTGCCGGCCGCACTCGTGCCGGCCGTGCTCGTCACTCCAACAGATCTCCCGGTCCGACGTACCGGACGACGACGAGCGTCCCCCTCCACCAGCACGGACGCGCGGACCAGCCACAGCATCCACCAGGCGAACCAGGTCGCCGTCATCCCGAAAACGCTCCCCTTCACCCCGCCCGGTGGCGGCGGGTACGAGGGATCCGCGGGCGCGAAGGCGGCGTTGTCGGCCTCGTCGGGGTCTGGCAGCCTACAACCACATCGCTTGGCGCACGGCGACGACTACCTCCCGCTGTCGACAACGCCGGTCTGTGGGCGACCGCGCGCAACGCCGACGGCGAAAGCGACACCACCGGCCGCTACCCGGTGACGCGGATCAGCCGGACCTGGGACGTACGCTCCACCCTCGAGCTCACCGTCCCTGGCATCGAACACCGCATGGAGACACCCGCGGACGGCACCCGCACCACCTACATGCTGCACCCGGACGGCTCCTGAGCCTGCGCCACGGCGCCCAGGGCCCGGGAATTGCCCACCGTCCATTAGGGCGGCCCGCGCCGGCTGTGAGACGAACTGGACCGCATCCGCACCTGGCTCGTCATCGACGGCGACCTGCCCATCTCGGGCGCGGGCGGTACGCATCGCCCCGTACGGTACCTGCCACTTCAGCCGCAGCGGCTGGCGGCCATCCTCGGCGCACCGCGTGTGTCACCCGCAAGCCTCGGCCCGAAGTCCCGGATCCGTCGGCCTGCCACGACGTCCCGTCCTACTCGCGTGACTGGACCCGGACCGGCCGACTCGGTCAGCCGGTCCCAGGTCGTATGTCGCCATCGAACGATCCTCTTCCGTCGGCTGCGGCCCTGACACTGCCGAGCCTGCCTCGGGTCAGGTCCACCATCGCACTGGACGACCAGCCCCGTAGCATGGCGGTTTTGCGGAGTGCAAGGGGAGTGCGGTGCTGGTCATGCCCGGGCGGCGGACGTCAACGATGGAACTGCTGGCCGTTGAGGCGACGGACCGGGGGATGCCGGTCAGGGAGGCCGAGGAGCCCGGCCTCGCGGGCCCCGCTCACTGGTACGGCGGACCGGTCGCGGGTGCCCAGCTGGCAGGCCGGCTCGGGTTCGCCCTGCTGGAGCCGGTGGACGACTGGCTCGCCGAGTTGCCGGAGGAGTTCACCGGCCGCCGGGTACGGGCCGGGACCGTCGCGGACGCATGGGCTATCGATCGGCCGACGTTCATCAAGCCGCCTCGTGACAAGTCCTTCCCGCCAGACGTGTACACCGACGGCTCCCGGCTGCCCTTCTCACTGGACCCGACGACACCGGTGCTCCTGTCCGATGTGGTGACCTTCGCGGCCGAGTACCGGCTGTTCCTTCTGGACGGCCGGATCGTCACGGCGAGCCGGTACGCGGTGTTCGGTCGGCTCGACCCCCGCCCGCTCGGCACGGAGCGCGCCGACCGTGCCGTCACCGCGCAGATCACCGAGTTCGCCGACCGGCTGGCCGCAGCAGCCGGACATACGCTGCCGAGCGCCGTCGTCGTGGACGTCGGGCAGTTGCTGGACCCGTACCGCCCAGGACACCGCTGGGCCGTGGTGGAGGCCAACATGGCGTGGTTCTCGCACGCCTACGCAGCCGATCCGGCACGGGTGCTGGACGTCGTCCTGCGTGCGGCCGGTCCACGCGAGCGTGTGCGGTCGCGAGATCTGGCATTCGAACTGCGGTGATCCGCACGGGCGAACCGGCTTCCCGTCCTCGCCGTGATCGCCTCCGCAGGCATCCGTAACCCGGTGAATCCACCGGCGGCCCGTCCGTTCCCTCCCGGAGCCACGAAACGGAGTACCGTCGACGAGAGAGCGCTGTCGCCGAGTGGCGATCGCGGCACCGCGTACGAACTCCACCGCGGCCCGGCCATGGCGCTCCGGGACCGGCCGTACAGTCCTGACCCATGGAATCACCACAACCCACGGACCCGCAGGCCGAGACCGTGCAAGGCCGCATCGCTCTCTGGCTGGACCCGGAGGACCTGCGTCGGCTCGCGTGGCACTGCTGTTGCGCCGACGACGCGACCGACGAGGACAAGGACCGCTGCGGACGGCTCCGCTTCCGGGCCGCCACGGCACTGCACAAGCATCAGAACTCGCCATGAAGACACCGACACTCATGAAACTACGGCCCGAGCACTCAAGCCGGCCGAGGACGCCCCACGTACCACTCGCTTCGCCGTTCAACAACGCGGAGAGATCCCGGGGGCAAGGTCAGCAAGGTGGTGCGCCCTTCGCCGGTCACCCACCGAGCCCGCTCATCGCGCTGCGGGTGAACGCCATTGATCTCCAGGTCCTCGCTGCGCGAGGATCGGAGGCGTCCATGAAGTGTCCCAGCAGCCACCCCCGCCCCAGCATGAGACCGCTCAACGCCCGGCGACCGCACCGCGATCAGGATCACGATCTGCAGCTGGAGTCCCTGTCCCGCAAAGATCTCCCGCTCAGGCCTCAGCTCCGCCGACCTGACGGTGACGCTGCATGATGGCCGCGTGAGCAGTGACGCGCATGCACACCCCATACGGATAGCCGGCTTCTACGACGGTCCTTTCGGTCTGAGCCCCGAGCTGCTGGACGAGAGGTTGTTCTGGATGGGGCACCTCTACCCCTGCGCCCAGGGCAGAGCCGGTGCGCTAATGTTCGGCCCCGGCTACGCCTGGGCTGACCACCGGGCCCACCGAGAGCGTCTGTGGCGGCGGCCTGAATGGCCCCTCTTCACCATCCCGCTCGCTGGCGGCCACCAGCTCCACGTCGTCTACCGCGCCGTTCCTGACGAGGAGGGGGTCGACTGCCTGGTGCACCATCCAGACTGGGACCGTGCCGAACTCCTCGCGCGCACCGACGGGCACTTCATGGGCCCCGGACTGTCCTGGCCGGACCTGGTCGCGGCTGCGGACAATGGTCTGCCCGGCGGCACCGTCACAGACCCCCACGCCCGCCTCCTGCTGCCCGCGTTCGCGGACTCGGCCACACCTCCGGAGGCAGTCGACCGCCTGGCCGCGGCCCTGCACGCCCGCCTGGGCGTGCAGTCCGCCGCGCCGCTCGCCACAGCCATGCTCGAAGAGCAAGGACCCACCGGTCCGGTGCGCTGGGCAACGACCGACAACGGCACGCGGAGCAACGACGGCAGGTACTCGTTCCGCAACCCTGCCAATGACTTCGCCCTGCCCGGCGACGGCCTGGCCCGGGTAAGTGCCGCACTGGCCGAGTAAAGGGCCGGGGCATGATCCGCCCTGAGAAGGTCTCACCGTGACTGGAGTGATCACGGCGACGGAACCGTCCTGGCGAGCCCGGGACAGTCCGGCAAGCTGGTGACGTTTCTGAGACGCGAGAAACCGGATGGCCTCCGACCTCGGCGGCCGCCTACCTTGGCGTCACCCTGCCCCCCCCCACCTGCGCCCCCGCCGACCTCGCCACGGGGGCGGGCTTCGGGCATCGCACACCGTCCACCCGCTGCTTCGCGGCCGCCTGCCCGGCGCATCCAGCCGACGTCCATACGCCCTCGGCGCGCCGCTCGTCGCGTACTGCTCGGTTCCGCGCGGGGCTGCCCGCAGCCGCGCTCACGCTCGGCGCCGTCGTGGGCAGCGGGCTCCGCTGTCCGCTACTGCGCCCAGTCGAAGACGCCCGACTCCAGGTCGA is a window from the Streptomyces zhihengii genome containing:
- a CDS encoding protealysin inhibitor emfourin is translated as MKARLTWAWAALLTGALAAGGCGTAERSSGPAGGPSPGATASSTSPPDPAATLVELSVTGGFAGVRDVVVVREDGTYASYRKQGKGDSGRMEGAELDRLKDALDAARFTALPAEVTSAPIADGFTYRITHRGHAVTTSDPVPLPELKAVLAALPTR
- a CDS encoding AfsR/SARP family transcriptional regulator — its product is MLHVRLLGPIDAVGARGRIDLGGAKPRALLAALALEPGRVVSATRLVDVVWCDNPPASARALIQTYVSTLRRAFAEAGHDGVIVTRAPGYALRSEAVSVDADRFARLLSRAGEAATAEDFAEAAALLREARALWHGPALSGVADPPLAGEARRLDEMRLSAAEQLYAAELAGGRLDHVAELTALVDAHPVNERLRGQLMVTLHRLGRRADALACFRTGRDALVGELGIEPGPELRELHRSILQPPDGPPPGEPDRTAGAANRQPPAHLPPSLPDFTGREGELRLLAEGLASTAPVHVVAGPGGSGKSVLAVHAAHQVAARFPDGQLYRELRGMTGSPATTGEVLGGFLRALGVPERRLPESDQARVELYRTLVAGRRLLIVLDDAANEQQVRPLLPAGSGCAALVTARDRLGGLAGARLTELGALVPDESMELLTTIVGADRVRAEPDAAARILAACDHLPLALRIAGARLAMRSRMPLATLAERLDDERRRLDELCAGDLAVRSTISLSFGTLSEQARTALGRLGHLGLPDFSAWVVGWLLELSDSGAQRVLDSLVDAQLVEFTGVDTTGTDRYRLHDLIRLFAREYAEKTEPAHVLRNTVEAPLHGWLALLRAVAATRPPAALIWQPSATVTVAKPPAERTRRVLAGVADWMEGEEPGLAHTLERAAELGLDVLVCEVLSAHTAVELGDSRYRFGERITSLGVAAAQRVGEQGTKAAMHAELARLRYAQDRFAEARAHYGEALSGFRIEHDVRAQAAALAGLGAACREPGHLAEALHFLDQASILVRALDNQRGIGHVHRIRGSVRLEQGDYEGARDDIGTALSAYREAGSNRGIALALRTEGLYHRARGDYEAALGACAQAADLFAALGDRLMRSYAVRAHAKAQFRLGAHQEALPRLEWALGVATASGDRFGQAVALRSIGQLHLARGRLDQALSRLDSAMVLWEAMDVQVWRARTEYDLSLVHAARGDATAAQACRTHAMGVFQERGAREFAEISGSAEAGAERLKHS
- a CDS encoding M15 family metallopeptidase gives rise to the protein MDLRDVPALLITGRGPVLLRLGVVDRLVTAQTMLPEGLRLLVIGGYGTGAGLRCAGHETGAAADLTLCRADGAELWPGAADPVAVEQRHTLSKALSIAGLSTYAQTWWHWSHGDCSWAYQRSAGHARYGPVER
- a CDS encoding ATP-grasp domain-containing protein, with translation MELLAVEATDRGMPVREAEEPGLAGPAHWYGGPVAGAQLAGRLGFALLEPVDDWLAELPEEFTGRRVRAGTVADAWAIDRPTFIKPPRDKSFPPDVYTDGSRLPFSLDPTTPVLLSDVVTFAAEYRLFLLDGRIVTASRYAVFGRLDPRPLGTERADRAVTAQITEFADRLAAAAGHTLPSAVVVDVGQLLDPYRPGHRWAVVEANMAWFSHAYAADPARVLDVVLRAAGPRERVRSRDLAFELR